A single genomic interval of Phaeodactylum tricornutum CCAP 1055/1 chromosome 5, whole genome shotgun sequence harbors:
- a CDS encoding predicted protein, translating to MSSRRGAAQARNALQGTKGLPPSHPKEQSASHRAFLIRSLERNDAETAALVDLHQTLVRLRQRIVDTRPHGAAFLLALGRGTLRLDPSGNDRLEHVAHDDDNHHHDWFANTSPTLRRLGVEFLLRRKLRRQLLNRLARRLNRIAHVMDGEDVGVPALPKYGELRLHVQDDAVAALVAHWERQDQARIRIQAARETATNLSERSVGAPAPLPQQQACGGGANEAEPRDEHPVKVEDPSDTKETPVDATVPTPAEHGPSTAASPHPETHASITPAPHEADPVPSDTDPSDAMQLDYEAFRDYKDVYDKVWNANPVGNQPPGFAYLAAAQPIDEASFGVTAVAGVNATNRHMTLKEKQAEFMRWQTSLLAKIPDQPTFADLGLDNRVFCWEQRYQQAWQEATEDNNHTSSEGEDARDPQQSPQKVNEATDSGSAKKLRVVKKEDHSDDDDAMEVESDPATDEKQETKSPTKTVGKEDAKLETPQKPERKEEEAKEHARKIVKPISLAAVPSFYDQDLERIKWVHAELMSTSIRDHARQRIHEVTKEYNNALRVSNELHDRRQRAESQYQMFAHESRNQLTKIKIEYQNDFAVYKSRYLQRRREFEQKKLAQLLPSKWGRNPEGTHATRLYTARPNAIANQVGSCLADVVDAVDLVAQGKLTLTKFQEPFNPPQPPNIQGAIDPKTGETITQRNKRVEEGLKQEVNTLALKLRNNEEERQKAWRRMLKTKAEFDLPHQGTGSSRAQVRVDLNNYHQVALPPLRQSSTQSVPQEVAARVAVLPSYTPVQSQYYPMGGGDNMMTMMESSKYSAARVKERISADGTVAPVTEPKLNKDGLYLRPAGRTRKGMEWDAVRGIWVPANNNPGGYNY from the exons ATGTCGAGTCGTCGGGGAGCAGCGCAAGCACGGAACGCACTCCAGGGAACGAAAGGGTTGCCTCCGTCGCATCCGAAAGAGCAATCGGCGTCGCACCGTGCCTTTCTGATCCGTTCGTTGGAACGCAACGATGCCGAAACGGCCGCCCTCGTCGACTTGCACCAGACGCTTGTCCGTCTCCGCCAACGCATCGTCGACACGCGTCCGCACGGCGCCGCGTTCTTGCTCGCGCTCGGCCGTGGGACCCTCCGACTCGATCCGTCCGGCAACGATCGTTTGGAACACGTCGctcacgacgacgacaatcatCATCACGACTGGTTCGCCAATACATCTCCCACACTCCGACGACTCGGTGTGGAATTTTTATTGCGACGTAAACTGCGTCGGCAATTGTTGAATCGCTTGGCGCGTCGATTGAATCGCATCGCGCACGTCATGGACGGAGAAGACGTCGGGGTTCCCGCGTTGCCCAAGTACGGCGAACTCCGTTTGCACGTAcaggacgacgccgtcgccgccCTCGTGGCGCACTGGGAACGTCAGGACCAGGCCAGAATCCGGATCCAAGCCGCCCGGGAAACCGCTACGAATCTATCGGAACGTAGTGTTGGCGCTCCGGCGCCGttaccacaacaacaagcgTGCGGGGGTGGCGCAAACGAAGCAGAACCAAGGGATGAACATCCCGTCAAGGTGGAAGATCCATCCGACACGAAGGAGACACCCGTGGACGCCACCGTTCCGACTCCGGCCGAACACGGTCCCTCCACTGCCGCCTCACCACACCCCGAAACGCACGCATCCATTACCCCCGCACCGCACGAGGCCGACCCTGTCCCCAGCGACACGGATCCGAGCGACGCGATGCAGCTGGATTACGAGGCCTTCCGCGACTACAAGGATGTCTACGACAAGGTTTGGAACGCGAATCCCGTCGGTAACCAGCCACCGGGTTTCGCCTACCTCGCCGCCGCGCAGCCCATTGACGAGGCCTCCTTCGGTGTCACGGCCGTGGCGGGCGTCAACGCGACCAACCGACACATGACCCTCAAGGAAAAACAGGCCGAGTTTATGCGCTGGCAAACCTCGCTGCTCGCGAAAATTCCGGATCAACCGACCTTTGCCGATTTGGGTTTGGACAATCGCGTTTTTTGTTGGGAACAACGTTATCAACAAGCCTGGCAAGAAGCCACCGAGGACAACAATCATACTAGTAGTGAGGGTGAGGACGCTCGTGATCCGCAACAGTCCCCTCAAAAAGTCAACGAAGCGACGGACAGTGGCTCGGCCAAGAAACTACGTGTCGTCAAGAAAGAGGACCacagcgacgatgacgacgctATGGAGGTCGAGTCGGATCCCGCCACCGACGAAAAGCAAGAAACCAAGAGCCCTACGAAAACGGTCGGCAAGGAAGACGCGAAATTGGAAACGCCCCAAAAGCCagaaagaaaggaagaagaggccaAAGAACACGCGCGCAAAATTGTCAAGCCCATTTCGTTGGCTGCCGTACCTTCGTTCTACGATCAAGATCTCGAGCGCATCAAATGGGTCCACGCGGAGCTCATGTCCACGTCCATTCGGGATCACGCTCGTCAACGTATTCACGAAGTGACTAAGGAATACAACAACG CACTGCGCGTTTCCAACGAATTGCACGATCGTCGTCAACGAGCGGAAAGTCAGTACCAAATGTTTGCGCACGAAAGCCGCAATCAACTCACCAAGATCAAGATCGAGTACCAGAACGACTTTGCCGTGTACAAGTCCCGTTACCTCCAGCGTCGTCGGGAGTTTGAGCAAAAGAAGCTGGCGCAATTGTTGCCGTCCAAGTGGGGTCGCAATCCGGAGGGAACGCACGCGACGCGGTTGTACACGGCTCGACCGAACGCGATCGCCAATCAGGTTGGCAGCTGCCTGGCGGATGTTGTGGACGCGGTCGATTTGGTGGCGCAGGGTAAACTGACCCTGACCAAGTTTCAGGAACCCTTCAATCCGCCGCAGCCACCAAACATTCAGGGGGCGATCGATCCCAAGACGGGAGAGACAATCACGCAGCGCAACAAACGTGTCGAAGAAGGTTTGAAACAGGAAGTCAACACGTTGGCTCTCAAGTTGCGGAACAACGAGGAAGAGCGGCAAAAAGCCTGGCGTCGTATGCTAAAGACCAAGGCGGAATTCGACTTGCCCCACCAGGGCACCGGGAGCTCGCGTGCGCAGGTGCGGGTGGATTTGAACAATTACCACCAGGTAGCGCTGCCGCCGTTGCGTCAGAGTTCGACACAGAGCGTTCCGCAGGAAGTTGCCGCGCGCGTGGCCGTGCTGCCGTCGTACACCCCGGTACAGTCCCAGTACTACCCCATGGGTGGTGGGGACAACATGATGACAATGATGGAATCGTCAAAGTATTCCGCGGCGCGGGTGAAGGAACGTATTTCGGCCGACGGAACGGTGGCACCCGTGACGGAACCGAAACTGAACAAGGACGGTTTGTACCTGCGTCCGGCCGGACGGACCCGTAAGGGAATGGAATGGGATGCGGTCCGGGGTATTTGGGTACCGGCCAACAACAATCCCGGAGGATACAATTATTAA
- the DER1 gene encoding peroxisomal 2,4-dienoyl-CoA reductase (May be targeted to peroxisomes. Catalyzes the conversion of 2,4-dienoyl-CoA + NADP[H] + [H] to 3-trans-enoyl-CoA + NADP. The conjugated double bonds at positions 2 and 4 of the substrate may be either or both, cis or trans. Involved in fatty acid beta oxidation.) encodes MPRPSPFQPDCLAGRIALITGGGSGIGFEIARQLLRHGCHGVVLCGRRESFLQKACALLQTETPPTVSVSYHVTDVRDPAVCRDAVAHVDATYGRLDILVNAAAGNFLAAAKDLSPKGFATVLAIDALGTFHMCHAAYPLLSRRRDRDSNEPTALVLNLSATLQYGATWWQAHASAAKSAVDSLTRSLALEWGMDGIRVVGIAPGPIANTPGTTKLAPDTENAVATQIPLGRMGHAWEIGEAVVFLCVAPYVTGDVLVVDGGHWLYRTPTVPRERVAELSRKVERQSRAQAPQASL; translated from the coding sequence ATGCCCCGTCCGTCTCCTTTCCAACCGGACTGTCTCGCCGGCCGCATTGCGTTGATCACGGGCGGCGGTTCCGGCATTGGATTCGAAATCGCCCGCCAGTTACTCCGGCACGGTTGTCACGGCGTCGTGCTCTGCGGCCGCCGGGAATCCTTTCTCCAAAAGGCCTGCGCCTTGCTCCAAACCGAAACACCCCCCACCGTATCGGTATCCTACCACGTCACCGACGTCCGGGACCCCGCCGTTTGCCGCGACGCCGTCGCCCACGTCGACGCCACGTACGGACGACTCGATATTCtcgtcaacgccgccgccggGAACTTCctcgccgccgccaaggacCTGTCGCCCAAAGGATTCGCTACCGTGCTGGCGATTGACGCACTCGGGACCTTTCACATGTGCCACGCAGCGTATCCGTTGTTGTCGCGACGACGGGACCGCGACTCCAACGAACCGACGGCACTCGTCCTCAACCTATCCGCCACACTCCAGTACGGCGCCACGTGGTGGCAAGCGCACGCATCCGCCGCCAAGTCGGCCGTCGACTCCTTGACGCGGAGCTTGGCACTGGAATGGGGAATGGACGGGATTCGTGTCGTCGGCATCGCACCCGGACCCATTGCCAATACGCCCGGGACGACCAAACTCGCGCCCGACACGGAAAACGCCGTCGCGACGCAGATTCCGCTCGGACGCATGGGACACGCCTGGGAAATTGGGGAGGCTGTTGTCTTTCTGTGCGTGGCACCCTACGTTACTGGTGATGTACTCGTCGTCGACGGGGGACACTGGCTTTATCGTACCCCCACGGTTCCCCGCGAACGGGTCGCCGAACTGTCCCGGAAAGTGGAACGCCAAAGCCGTGCACAGGCTCCGCAAGCCAGTTTGTAA
- a CDS encoding predicted protein: MPTTERRGSAVAAAAAAALQLLPEPLTNHGVKRIRKEVQLVSKKTGTPTARDANHHNNSNNNNHNAAYGSIHTAPHAKGTPPAASSKFGPSYERSDEDYTAEDDELHLTYMQLLRKNRPFRLYLASYVANHVGEWLTYLASISAIEAIQLAAGSTHTSRTAVSALIIVRLTPNILLSPFGGVLADGLDRRQSMIRLDVAGALVALVFLLAMHRHSIALIYIATFLQECVAGLYEPSRSAIIPQLVPEENHLKLATTLAGLAYAAVAAFGSAAGGFLVALVGIRVCYVIDSATYMLSAYLMALVGGKWNVSVSPSVSQPAQSPWTLVKSMIWDGYKYLKGSGFGILIFWKFSSALGYGAMDVLNVSFSERGNLGNRSTRLGFLFAAAGIGCLVGPLVADRYTDMNCPKSLQLACLYSLLLSAVGTLLTGLPSPFWILCVWSAVRSMGSSVLWINSSLLLQKFSHAEMLGRVSAMEYALALFAEALSAVLAGVLQDNLSWTAEEVSIGLGAFGVVLSLAWGVYHFRGGGAASAGGSGPDENGQMEAPEERNEATSEQTCLMESGNEYDM, translated from the exons ATGCCCACCACGGAACGGAGAGGTAGCGCGGTGGCGGCAGCCGCCGCTGCCGCGCTCCAACTCTTGCCGGAACCTCTCACCAATCACGGAGTCAAACGGATACGAAAGGAAGTACAGTTGGTGAGCAAAAAGACCGGGACACCCACCGCGCGCGACGccaaccaccacaacaatagtaacaacaacaaccacaacgcGGCGTACGGGTCCATCCACACCGCGCCACACGCCAAGGGGACGCCGCCCGCCGCGTCCTCCAAATTCGGACCCTCCTACGAACGCAGCGACGAGGATTACACggcggaagacgatgaaCTGCACTTGACCTATATGCAGCTCCTGCGCAAAAATCGTCCCTTCCGACTCTACCTTGCCTCTTACGTTGCCAATCACGTCGGCGAGTGGTTGACCTACCTCGCCAGTATCTCCGCCATTGAAGCCATACAACTCGCTGCCGGATCCACCCACACCTCACGCACCGCCGTCAGTGCCCTCATTATCGTACGGCTCACTCCCAATATTCTCCTCAGTCCCTTTGGCGGAGTACTCGCGGATGGATTGGATCGCCGACAGAGTATGATTCGTTTGGATGTCGCTGGCGCGTTGGTCGCCTTGGTATTTTTACTAGCCATGCATCGACATTCAATCGCCCTCATCTACATCGCGACCTTTCTGCAAGAATGCGTCGCCGGACTCTACGAACCATCACGCTCCGCCATTATTCCGCAACTGGTTCCGGAAGAGAATCATCTCAAACTCGCCACTACCTTGGCCGGGTTGGCCTACGCCGCCGTTGCGGCCTTTGGGAGTGCCGCCGGTGGCTTTTTGGTTGCCCTCGTTGGTATTCGAGTCTGCTACG TCATTGACAGTGCCACCTACATGCTCAGTGCCTATCTAATGGCCTTGGTGGGAGGCAAATGGAACGTCTCCGTATCACCCTCGGTCTCACAACCCGCACAGTCTCCGTGGACTTTGGTCAAAAGCATGATTTGGGACGGCTACAAGTATCTCAAAGGCTCcggttttggaattttgatCTTTTGGAAGTTTTCATCAGCCCTGGGATACGGTGCCATGGACGTTTTGAACGTGTCCTTTTCCGAGCGAGGAAATTTGGGAAATCGCTCCACGCGCTTGGGTTTTTTGTTCGCCGCCGCCGGAATCGGTTGCCTGGTGGGCCCGCTCGTGGCGGATCGCTACACCGACATGAATTGCCCCAAATCGTTGCAGTTGGCCTGTTTGTActcgttgctgctgtcggCAGTCGGCACACTCTTGACCGGTTTGCCGAGTCCGTTTTGGATTCTGTGCGTCTGGTCGGCGGTCCGCTCCATGGGATCGTCCGTGCTGTGGATCAATTCGTCGCTTTTATTGCAAAAGTTTTCCCACGCCGAAATGCTCGGACGCGTTTCGGCCATGGAATACGCGCTGGCACTCTTCGCCGAAGCCTTGTCCGCCGTACTGGCCGGTGTTTTGCAGGACAATCTGAGTTGGACCGCCGAAGAAGTGAGTATCGGACTGGGCGCTTTTGGGGTGGTACTGAGCCTGGCTTGGGGCGTTTACCACTTTCGCGGGGGCGGAGCGGCCTCGGCGGGCGGCTCCGGTCCCGACGAGAACGGCCAGATGGAGGCCCCGGAGGAACGGAACGAGGCCACATCCGAACAGACCTGTTTAATGGAAAGCGGAAATGAATACGATATGTAA
- a CDS encoding predicted protein, protein RYYLSGGICAATSHAIPVPVDVVKTRKQVDPVLYRKSFVEATKAIVEQDGAGALLAGLGPTTWGYMLEGAVKFGVYEVLKPPVRKALISASSTTAAFAFLNSKLLAFATCAAVSGFAASIMLCPMEAVRIRMVAEPSFAPQGWIQCGLKMLKYEGVEGLWKGMTPMVYKQVPYTVTKNVSFDFLTRSTYAAMRQNGVVMSSAVKVSVPMFAAFVASLLSCVSSQPGDMLLSLVNAHKGKRRTKDIVRDILRTDRGIKGFFVGIKTRLLHVGIIVTLQLLIYDFVKRLCGIAATGL, encoded by the coding sequence CGATACTACCTTTCCGGTGGCATTTGTGCCGCCACTTCTCACGCCATCCCCGTACCGGTGGATGTGGTCAAAACACGGAAGCAAGTCGATCCTGTGCTGTACCGGAAGTCCTTCGTCGAAGCGACGAAAGCTATTGTCGAACAAGACGGCGCGGGAGCGCTACTAGCAGGACTGGGACCGACGACGTGGGGGTACATGTTGGAAGGGGCTGTAAAGTTCGGTGTGTACGAAGTGTTGAAACCACCGGTCCGGAAGGCTTTGATCAGTGCGTCGTCCACTACAGCGGCTTTCGCCTTTTTAAATTCCAAACTCCTCGCGTTTGCCACCTGCGCTGCAGTTTCAGGATTCGCCGCTTCCATCATGCTGTGTCCGATGGAGGCCGTCCGTATCCGCATGGTGGCTGAGCCGTCCTTTGCCCCACAAGGTTGGATTCAGTGTGGACTGAAGATGCTCAAATACGAAGGCGTGGAAGGTCTGTGGAAAGGAATGACGCCCATGGTGTACAAGCAAGTCCCGTACACAGTGACTAAAAACGTTTCGTTCGATTTTCTCACTCGGTCCACGTACGCGGCAATGCGACAAAACGGAGTCGTCATGAGTTCCGCCGTCAAAGTTTCCGTTCCAATGTTTGCTGCCTTTGTCGCCAGTCTGTTATCCTGCGTCAGCAGCCAACCGGGGGATATGCTTTTGAGTCTCGTCAATGCTCACAAAGGGAAACGGCGAACGAAAGACATTGTCCGGGATATTTTACGGACCGACCGCGGTATCAAGGGATTCTTCGTGGGTATCAAAACACGGCTCCTGCACGTTGGTATCATCGTAACGTTGCAACTCCTGATTTACGACTTTGTCAAGCGGCTGTGCGGAATTGCGGCTACTGGATTGTAA
- a CDS encoding predicted protein: MVFAEIGSSLLLFCLVFGMSATVDVHSMRKQLNNRAALLIGISLQFIILPFVGFLVVKAFSLPAVTGITLLVVTSSPGGSYSNWWCSMFNAELA; this comes from the coding sequence ATGGTCTTTGCCGAAATCGGCAGTAGCCTACTGCTATTCTGCCTCGTGTTTGGCATGAGTGCGACAGTGGATGTCCACAGTATGCGCAAACAGCTAAACAACCGTGCTGCCCTGCTGATTGGGATATCCCTTCAGTTTATCATTCTCCCTTTCGTCGGATTCCTCGTTGTCAAAGCTTTTTCTCTCCCTGCCGTGACAGGCATAACTCTGTTGGTGGTAACCAGTAGCCCCGGTGGATCCTACAGCAATTGGTGGTGCAGTATGTTCAACGCTGAACTCGCT
- a CDS encoding predicted protein — MRTVDRSSPATAEHSGAVEVPLFLSLETCRAAELAAWLQTRRFRNQDTDEVSQCQTKDSLTATQEFLAQALDSLRGTDVDTGSDPVGYSVSPEGSLERSVGRSHHKQQVSLLKDDNITVSFTTPRAKFVVTVCENGLLARHDKQGTLHIPSGAVTHIVFFPKPEDCARSSTSKSQTTTKNTFDMCLLLLEPNAVQFHKKNPSKNNNKTMNQVCFQLPETLPVYRKNTSNTENPLQAPRPLDPTSQWSNVLCTALGVDSSRSVARVWHPSSPPPPYCSTPRNPFIFASHQDATTSSTVDGMPFVKCYHGVHDGVLYPLREGLLFFKPPCFVPRQKLASIACGRGGDTSSRYVDLTLTTTQDNETFEFTNIHRDELATINSYIHETLIPAMQRDVLKDSDIEDASFKGTVLTRTELKQDNEEYTVLERSYCRPKRKASVEARAINRKVQKSQLENDDEDDDDDDDEFVNRDQTMVQDDDEEFSSDEREGKSSDDEETSNDEEAVVETEDHEDETESDEDC; from the coding sequence ATGAGAACCGTTGACCGTTCTTCGCCTGCTACAGCAGAGCATTCCGGCGCTGTTGAGGTACCGCTCTTTCTGTCTCTAGAAACCTGCCGAGCTGCCGAACTCGCAGCCTGGTTGCAAACTCGCCGATTTCGGAACCAGGACACCGACGAGGTCAGCCAGTGCCAGACGAAAGATTCCTTAACAGCCACACAGGAATTCCTAGCTCAAGCGCTCGACTCACTCCGTGGAACGGATGTTGATACCGGCAGCGATCCGGTCGGCTACTCGGTATCTCCGGAGGGGTCTCTGGAACGCAGCGTTGGTAGATCGCACCACAAACAGCAGGTATCTCTTTTAAAGGACGACAACATCACCGTTTCGTTTACGACACCACGCGCCAAGTTTGTCGTGACCGTTTGCGAAAACGGTTTGCTTGCTCGCCACGACAAGCAAGGTACTCTACACATTCCCTCCGGTGCCGTTACCCACATAgttttctttccaaaacccGAAGACTGTGCACGCTCGAGTACGTCCAAGTCACAAACTACCACCAAGAATACGTTTGACATGTGTCTACTTTTGCTGGAACCAAACGCCGTCCAGTTCCACAAGAAGAATCCCAGCAAAAATAACAACAAGACAATGAACCAGGTCTGTTTTCAACTTCCCGAAACGCTCCCTGTATACCGGAAAAACACTAGCAACACCGAGAACCCCCTACAAGCGCCAAGGCCCCTAGATCCAACATCACAGTGGAGTAATGTTCTGTGTACAGCCCTGGGCGTAGATTCTTCTCGAAGCGTGGCCCGCGTGTGGCATCCCtcgtcgccaccaccaccataCTGTTCCACCCCACGCAACCCCTTCATCTTTGCCTCGCACCAAGACGCCACCACCAGCAGCACAGTCGACGGAATGCCCTTTGTCAAATGCTATCACGGCGTCCACGACGGAGTTTTGTACCCATTGCGGGAAGGattgctctttttcaaacCACCATGTTTTGTGCCGCGCCAGAAGCTGGCGTCGATTGCCTGTGGTCGTGGCGGAGACACTTCGTCCCGTTACGTCGACTTGACGTTGACCACAACGCAAGACAATGAAACCTTCGAATTTACCAACATTCATCGGGATGAACTTGCTACCATAAATTCGTACATTCACGAAACTCTCATTCCAGCCATGCAACGCGATGTTCTAAAGGACTCCGACATCGAAGACGCATCCTTTAAAGGCACTGTCTTGACACGTACAGAGCTTAAACAGGACAACGAAGAGTACACTGTACTTGAAAGAAGTTACTGCCGTCCCAAACGCAAAGCCAGCGTGGAGGCACGGGCCATAAACCGCAAGGTGCAAAAAAGTCAACTCGAAAAtgacgatgaggacgacgacgacgatgatgacgaatTTGTGAATCGAGACCAAACTATGGTTcaggatgacgacgaagagttcTCCTCGGACGAGCGTGAAGGAAAGtcctccgacgacgaagaaaccaGCAATGACGAGGAAGCCGTGGTGGAGACAGAAGATCACGAAGACGAGACGGAAAGCGATGAGGATTGCTGA